The Bos indicus isolate NIAB-ARS_2022 breed Sahiwal x Tharparkar chromosome X, NIAB-ARS_B.indTharparkar_mat_pri_1.0, whole genome shotgun sequence genome has a window encoding:
- the LOC109555024 gene encoding NADH dehydrogenase [ubiquinone] 1 alpha subcomplex assembly factor 4-like, translated as MKPSPTPRHPSTKNLLREQMSSHPEIKGEIDRKDDKLLSLLKDVYVDSQDPMSSLQVKDAGTRQKPKEFRLPKDHQFDMMNVKNIPKGKISILVALTLLNSHKLYPDTWTAKKIADKYHLEQQDVNSLLKYFVTF; from the coding sequence ATgaagccctcccccactcccaggcACCCTTCCACCAAGAACCTCCTGCGAGAGCAGATGAGCAGCCATCCAGAAATTAAGGGAGAAATTGATAGAAAAGATGACAAACTGCTGTCATTACTAAAAGATGTGTATGTTGATTCCCAAGATCCCATGTCTTCTTTGCAGGTAAAGGATGCTGGAACACGTCAGAAGCCTAAGGAGTTCAGGTTGCCAAAAGACCATCAGTTTGACATGATGAACGTTAAGAACATTCCCAAAggtaaaatttccattttagtgGCATTGACACTTCTCAATAGTCATAAACTTTATCCAGACACATGGACTGCTAAGAAAATAGCTGACAAATACCATCTAGAACAGCAAGATGTAAATTCCCTTCTCaaatattttgttactttttaa